TTTCCATACATACGGGATATTTACATTTTTTACTTATACATGGTTCACATGTTCTATCTTTTTTGATAATAAAATGCTTATCTAAATCATAATATGCTCCAGACCGATTAGGATCAGAAACAGCAAATAATCCAATTATCGGCGTTCCCAAAGCAATTGCCATATGCATAATTCCTGTGTCTCCTGTAACTAAAACTCTTAATTTCTTTATGAGAGATGGGAGATATTTTAAAGGAATTTTACCTGCCGAAACAACTGCTCCTTTTCCTATACTTTGAGCGATTTTTTGACAGTATGAATATTCACTGGGAGAACCAGTTATTATAATTTTTATTTTAGAGTCTAATTGGATTAATTTTTTCCCTAATTCTATAAATCGTTCCGGCAACCACATTCTACTTACAGTTGAAGCTCCCACTTGAAATCCTATGATTGTGTTATTTTCATCAATATTGTTTTGTTTTAAAAATTTTTTTACAAAATCTTCTCCCTCATTTTGAATTGGTAAAACCATTCTTTTATCTCTAATATTACATCCTATCAATTCTGCTGATTTTAGCCTAGCCTCAACTCCATGCGTAAAATCATCCCATGTATACAGCTCATTTGAGTTAGAAAGCAGAAATTTAAACCTATTAGAATTTGGCACTTTAACGATAAATCTTGCTTCTCCGAGGTATGCCATCGGAGTTGCCTGAGGTTCGTTGCCATGAAGGATTACAGCTACATCAAATTTATGTTTTCGGAATTCTCTGATTGTTTTAAAAAACTTTTTCCACCCTCTGTAGTAGGGAATTATTCCGTCAATATGGGGATTGTTTTCGAAAAGTTCCATGTTTTTTACATTAAAATGGGCAATAATTTTAGCTTTAGGATATTTCTCTCTTATAGCTCTTATTGCAGGAGTTGACATAAGTGTATCTCCGATAGCGGTTGAAGACACCACAAGAATATTCCTTACCTCATCTGGATTAAAATATTTCAGTTCTGTTTGCCTTTGGTCCAATTTTTTAATTATTTTTAATAAAAAATACAAAAGATTTTCTCT
The Thermodesulfovibrio yellowstonii DSM 11347 DNA segment above includes these coding regions:
- a CDS encoding glycosyltransferase family 9 protein, with amino-acid sequence MKLRIRENLLYFLLKIIKKLDQRQTELKYFNPDEVRNILVVSSTAIGDTLMSTPAIRAIREKYPKAKIIAHFNVKNMELFENNPHIDGIIPYYRGWKKFFKTIREFRKHKFDVAVILHGNEPQATPMAYLGEARFIVKVPNSNRFKFLLSNSNELYTWDDFTHGVEARLKSAELIGCNIRDKRMVLPIQNEGEDFVKKFLKQNNIDENNTIIGFQVGASTVSRMWLPERFIELGKKLIQLDSKIKIIITGSPSEYSYCQKIAQSIGKGAVVSAGKIPLKYLPSLIKKLRVLVTGDTGIMHMAIALGTPIIGLFAVSDPNRSGAYYDLDKHFIIKKDRTCEPCISKKCKYPVCMESISVEEVYKVIIKFLNL